A genomic region of Podarcis raffonei isolate rPodRaf1 chromosome 13, rPodRaf1.pri, whole genome shotgun sequence contains the following coding sequences:
- the LOC128400329 gene encoding olfactory receptor 2AP1-like, with protein sequence MEPESNTSEIPPRNIIIFELRTSVDGETGVSKLTKTCQIVFQNNVEIHHQTEIKKNMSSPTTFILLGFSNLLELRIFLFVFFFAIYALSLVANLLIVFLVVVDQHLQTPMYFFIMNLSFLETCYISTILPRMLVSFLTGDRSISIMGCITQYYFFGFLAATECYLLAMMSYDRYLAICKPLHYSTIMNGRLCFQLAFTSWMSGLLTNTIITSLMVELKFCGPNEIDDFFCDVYPVANLSCSNTHIVRTAVFILGLMVTLPPFLLTLASYSCIISTVLQIKSKVAQQKAFSTCSSHLIVVSLFYGSIFLVYIVPETETLKRLHKMFSLFYTILTPTLNPLIYSLRNREVKEALFRSVSKFNSRVL encoded by the coding sequence CTTCGAACATCAGTGGATGGTGAAACAGGAGTGTCCAAGCTCACTAAAACTTGTCAAATTGTATTTCAGAACAATGTTGAGATTCATCAtcaaacagaaataaagaaaaatatgtCAAGCCCTACAACATTCATCCTTCTGGGATTTAGTAATCTCCTTGAACTGCgaatcttcctctttgtattcttttttgccATCTATGCTTTGTCGCTTGTTGCAAACCTCCTAATTGTTTTTCTGGTTGTGGTTGACCAGCATCTTCAAACCCCCATGTACTTTTTCATCATGAATCTGTCCTTCTTGGAGACTTGCTACATTTCCACCATCCTCCCCAGGATGCTGGTCAGTTTCCTTACTGGGGATAGGTCCATATCCATTATGGGATGCATCACACAATATTATTTCTTTGGTTTCTTGGCAGCTACGGAATGTTATCTTCTGGCCATGATGTCCTATGACCGGTATTTGGCAATATGCAAACCTCTGCACTATTCAACCATTATGAATGGTAGACTCTGCTTCCAGTTAGCATTCACTTCTTGGATGAGTGGTCTGTTAACCAACACTATCATAACATCTCTCATGGTAGAGCTCAAATTCTGTGGGCCCAATGAAATTGATGATTTCTTTTGTGATGTATATCCAGTGGCAAACCTTTCTTGTAGCAATACTCACATAGTAAGAACTGCAGTTTTTATACTAGGGCTGATGGTGACATTACCCCCTTTTCTACTAACTTTGGCCTCCTATAGCTGCATCATTTCCACTGTCTTGCAAATTAAATCCAAGGTAGCGCAGCAAAAGGCCTTCTCCACCTGCTCTTCTCATCTGATTGTTGTGTCACTTTTCTATGGGTCAATATTCCTTGTCTATATAGTCCCTGAAACAGAAACACTGAAGAGACTACACAAAATGTTTTCTCTGTTCTACACCATCCTGACTCCCACGCTGAACCCCCTCATATACAGCTTGAGAAATAGGGAGGTGAAAGAAGCTCTGTTCAGATCTGTCAGTAAATTCAACAGCAGAGTTTTGTAG